The Suncus etruscus isolate mSunEtr1 chromosome 15, mSunEtr1.pri.cur, whole genome shotgun sequence genome contains the following window.
GTCCATGGTCCCAGCAGAGGTCAGGTTCTGCTTCATGACCCACACACCAGGTGAGTCAGACAGAAGTATGAAGAGATCATATCccaagaggcagaggcagagcaCTGAGGCGGGTCCATTCAGGGCCTGGCAGTCACTTGGGGCCTCGACTCAGGGTCCCTGGTCCTTCTCACTGAGGCTTTGGCCGGCCAAGTCTGGCCTGCAGTTCCTGCATCATGCCTGAGTGTGCCGGGCCGAACCTGGAGAGGGAAGACAGGTCATGGGCACTGTTCTCTGGGCACACTGTATCCATGGCTACTCACCCAGTCATTGCCCAAGGCTTACCCATGTCCCAGCGGCCTCTTCCTCACTGGCACTGGGGTCCCTTCAGACCTTGGAGTACTTGGCTGTGAGGGCTCCTCAAGTTGCTGTGGGGCAAAGCCCCTTTCACCCAGTGGGGGGCTGGGAGGTTCCTCCTGTCTGTCCAAGGTGGGGGCTTGACGGAAAGACGGCCGTGAGCGACGCTGGGAAGAGCTGCGGGAGAGCAGAACCCGACTTCGGGACATGGAGACATCCAGACGAGACGCAGGGAGCAGGGCCTGAGGGAGAGTCTCAGCGTATGTGGGGGTAGCTGCAGAGCCCTCTGGCCTGGCCTGGACCCTCCCAGAGCCTTACCTCAGTCCAGCAGCCATGAGATTCAGCTTCTTCTGCACCAACGTGGGCCTCTCCGCAGGGCCCGGGCACAGCCTCCAAGCGCTGCAGTGAATCTCCCTCCTGGTCCTCAGTGTCCTCCTGGCTTCGGGGGTCCACGGCCTCCTCAGCGCCCGCCCTCTGAGCTCCAGTCATCTCCATCTCCTCCATCTCCAGAGCTCTTTGTGCCTTGCTCTCTGGTGGGTTTCCCCACTCCTCCATGCCCTGCCCTTGCTCCCCCACTTGCCACCCCTCAGCCCCTATTCCTGACTCTAGGGGCCCTCCAGACTCTGCTATAGCCTTGACTCCCTCTGTGCTCACTCCCTGGGGGCCCACTGTGAACCCAGCCATGGCGCCATTTCCTTCTGCCACCACAGACACTTCAACCTCTACTGGCTCTAGAACCTCGAAAGCCTCCCTGCGGTCCTCAATGCCTCCTAGCTCCTGTTCTGTAAGGCCCTCCACCTCTCTTTCTTCACCTCTCTCCTCAGCCACCAGGGGCCCCTCATCTCCCCCAGAGTCATCTCTCCCTGTAGACTCCAGACCTCCTGCACAGACACCCCACTCTCTTCCTGGCACCTCCCCAAGTCCTTCAGCCCTCCCATTTTGGGGTTGTACTGCCCCTGTGACCAGAATGTCCTGGCTACTTAGAGTTTCCCTCAGTTCCCAGTCTGCCCTCCAGGGCAGCTCTGCCTCCATTGCCTCCTCCTCAGTTTCTCGAGCACACATCTCTCCCTGAGGCAAGCCTGGCCCTCCTTTTGCTTCCGGCAACCCACCCTGCTCTTGGTTCTCTGTAGAGACTCCTCCCCACTCTACTCTGTATCCCTTCCCACCAGCCTTGGGGGTCTCTGCTAGTGCAAACCCCAGATCTCCTTCCCCCTCAGACCCCAGAACTTGGCTACCAGtgtcctcctcctcatcttctgaGTCTGCTTTGTCCTCCAAGGCATGCCCTCTCTCCAAATCCCCTGTCCTCTGGTCCCCCCAGACTTCTTCCTCAGAGCTGGTATGTTCCTCAAGCCTCCTTTCTACCTCTTCTTTGATTGGGCCCAGACAGCTCTGGAGCTCTTGGTTGTGACCCTGTCCTTCCTCAGACTGCTTTGTTGGGGTCAGCGAGCCTTGCATCAGCTCAGGGATCTGGTTTTCAGGGGTCTCATGCAGAATTTCCTGATCCATCCAAGACTCTTCCTCACTCCTCTCCCCTGTGAGCACCTGGACCTCTAGGTCTGCCTCCACCTTAGCTTCACCTTCAGTCTCATGTGCCTTTCTGTCATGGGGAAGTTCAGGCTCTATGACCCAGGAGATTTCTCTCTCCTTGGTCTCCTCAGCCTGTATCCCCTCTATAACCACTGCAGCTGTGATCCCTGAATCTTGCCTGCCCCGTGCCTCTTTCCCATCAGCATTGGCCTGGCCTGATCTGTCTGACTCCTCTCTCCCTGCCCTCGGGTCCTGAGTCAGTCCTTCCTCAGCCTCAATTCCCAGTGGCTGGCTCTGTTGGTCATACTGGCTCTTCTCTGCCTTTTTCTTCTCGTCCACCTCCTCCTGGTCTCCACTGGAGTCTCCCTCTGGGGACCAGACTCTCCCAATACCCTCTGGAATCCCTTCTGGTACTGCCCCATAATCTCTCTCCCTGACTCCTAGAAAGTCAACCTTCTCCTCACATGAGGTAGCTCCAGACTTCTCTTCTCCTGAGGTGATTCCAGCCTCTTCCCCAAGTGAAGTAGTTTCGGTTTCCTTCTTGCCTGAATTTATCCAGTTCTCCTTCATGCCCAAAGTTGTACAGGCCTCCTCTATGTCAGAGGTAGTCCCAGCCTCATCCCTCTCTAAGGTTGCACAGGCCTCCTCTATTTCTGAGGTTGTCCCAGCCTCCTCTCTGTCTGAGGTTGCATAGGCCTTTTCTATGCCTGAAGTTGTCCCAACTTCCTGTGTGTCTGAGGTTTTCACAGCCTCCTCTCTATCTGAGATTGTACAGGCCTCTTCTATGTCTGAGATTGTCTGACCCTCCTCTCTGTCTGAGGTTTTACagttctctatgtctgatgttgtTCCAACCTCCTCTCTATCTGAGGCTGTACAGACCTCCTGTGTGTCTAAAGTTGACCCAGCCTCCTCCCTATCAGAAGTTGTACAGGTATCCCCTATATCTGAGATAATCCAggcctctcttgtctctgaggtTGTACAGGCCACCTCCACACCTGAGCTTGTATATGTTGTCTCCCTGTTTGAGGTTGTCCCAGTCTCTTCTTCAGCCTCTTCCCCACCTGAGGTTGTCCCTATCTCCTCCCCACCTGAGCTTGTACCAGTCTCCTCTGTACCCAATGTGATCCAGACTTCCTCCCTGTGTGATGTGGTCTCAGTATCTTTCCTGTCTGAGGTTGTCCAGGCTTCCTCCCTGTCTGAGCTAATATAGGCCTCCTCTACCTCTGAGCCTGTATATGTTTCCTTCCTGCCTGAGGTTGTCCCAGTCTCTTGCTCAGCATTCTCCCCTCCTGAGATTGTTCCTGTTTCCTCTCCTAAAGCTGAGTCCCTCTTTTCTCTGTCTAAAGTGGCCCTGGTCTCATCCCCTCCTGAAGATGCTTCAGCCTCCACCCCTCCTGAGGCTGTCCTGGCCTCCTCCCTGTTTGGTGCTGTTTGAACCTCCCATTTGCCTGAGATGGCCCCATCCTCACCCTCCGTCCCTGGCTCCCTTGCACCCTGTATGAGTGTGCTTGGGCTATACCtcacttcctcttccctccctgttCTTTTGAACCCAAATACCTGGTTCTCCTCTACAACAGCTTCCCTGTCTTCCAGTTCAGTCTGCTGGCTCTCCTCTGCCACCCTTGGTCCTGCAGCAGTGACTTTCCCTTCAGGTTCCCTGTGCTGGGTCCATTCAGACTCCACCCCTCCAGCCACCCCTGGTTCTCTTGTCCtgacctcttcctcctccctggtTCTCAGTGTCTCTTGGTTCGCTTCCTGATCATTGGGCGCTCGACTTTCCTGGGCTTGGCTGCTCCAATCTTGCTCAGCCCCAGACTTTGACTCAGAATCCTTCAGGACCTCCAAGGGGGAGCTTAATTCCTGGCACCTGGAAGCCTTGGTTACCTCCCAAGCCCCAGGGTCCAGCCTGTTAGCTTGGGACCTGTGTGACCTGCCTTCTCCCCAACTGCAGGTCTGTTCGATAGCTGACTTTCCCTCATGGCATCTTTCATTCTCTTCAGGGCTTTTCAGTCCTGCCTTCCCCTTGCTTTGGCTACCTCCAAGGCCCTCCAAGGCCTCCTGCGCTTCTTCCTCTACAATCTTCCCAGGCTTTCCTGCAGCCAGTTCCCCCAGCTCCTCAGCTGCCCGAGTCTCCCTCCCCCCAGCAGCGGCAGTGGCAGTGGCAGTGGGAACCTCATCTCCCAAAAGGTAGGAGACAAAGGTGTTTAGAGAATCctaggagaaaaaggaaaggggagtTAAGGCATAAGGGGAGATCCAGGTATCTGGATCACAGGAGGGACAAGGAGAGATTCTGGGAGCTGGGAAGGTTAAGGATCAGGATAAAGAGAGAGtgactgtggggggggggggagttgaatTCTAGAAAGATTAGAGTAGGAGGCTGCCTGTTTTGGGAGCAAGAAGGTTAAATCTGAGAGGCTcacaggggaagggagggaggtgccCCAGGGAGCAGAATGAAAGTTTCTAGGCTTTGCCCCTCTCACCAGTGCCCCCCGCAAGGCCTGATGCAGCCCAGGGAGATGGAGCCGGAGGAAATCCATTCTGTCTGTTTGTATATCCAGAAAGCTGACAGTGACTGTCCCCACACGATGAGACAAGCTGGTCTTCCTCAGGACCCAAGACACTTCCTCTTCCCCTGCCCCTCCCAGACACATTCCCTCCCCCATGCCCTACCCATCCCCTGCAATGCCTATGCTAGCTTTCAACCCATGCTGGGAAGTGGGCAAACATCACATAGGGAGCTCAGGTGCACACTTTGGATCTAAAGGATAAGAGAGGATGTTGGAGGAAAATGGGGAGCACGTAGGAGACCTCagaattggggtgggggagggggcatGAGGCAACAGCAACTCAAATGACTCAGGTTTTGTATTCTCACCTCAGCCATTTCCGCCTTGACCCCCACCTCCCAGCCCAGCCTCTCAGAGAGGAAGCTGGGGTTTGTGGTTTCTATTTTGCCTGGGGACAAGGAGTAGGAGTAAGGGGCTGGTGGGAACACTGGCTTCTCTTTTATGGGTCGTTAAACGCTGCCCCAAGGAGAAGAGGCTGGCTTGGTAGTTCCAAAGCCCACTCCCTCAGACAAGGTCATTTTTGCAAAACCATACTTGGTAAACTGCGTAGTGGTTATTTGTGTCTACCTCTTACCTTCCTGTGAGTCCTTTACAAGGCAACAGGCTGTATAATgtcttggttattttttgttttgtttttgtttttgggtcacacccggcagcgctcaggggttactcctggctctccgctcagaaatcgctcctggcaggcttgggggaccatatggtatgccaggatttgaaccccagtccttctgcatgcaaggcaaatgccctatctccatgctatctcttgtcTTGTGAGATTTCTTAATTCCTGCATGGGAAGCAAGACCCCATTTTCTCTgtgtgggggctacacctggcagtatgcaggagttactcttggctttgtactcaggaattactcctggtagtgcttagggactatacgggatgctagggatcgaatatgggtcaactgtttgcaaggcaagtgccctccccactgaactatcacaCCAGCCTGGTCTGTGATCCCATTTTTCATTGATCTGAGAAGCAGATCAAAGTGGGCACCTTCACAGAGCAACATAAAAGCATGGTGGGAACAGGAGGCACTGGCTGTCAGAAGGCCACAGAAAGGACCAGGGAATATCAGGGAAAGGAAATGATGAGGAACATTCTGCATGCCACTTTACCATCTGGAAGAAGGTAAGAGCCGTTTCTTTGGGATCATGTAGAGTGACCTTTACACTGCTTTCTGCAGTGCCCTCCTTGAGTCTCACTTTCCTAATTTCCAGTTAGAGAAATCAGATAAAATCACACAACATTCTTGAGCCTTTGAGTCATCTGAACTCAGCACCTTTGATGTAGGCTGGAGCCTCTGGAACAGAAAGGGTCCTATGGCCAAACACAGTAGGATTGTTTCATTTTCCCATTTTGcacttcagttttataatttaaaaatgaggtgtggtgttctggccccagaataatttgggaaaaaatgggggtggggtgcatgcacctgacagtgctcaggacttaactcctggctctgcactcagggctcacttttttttgtttgtttatttgttttggggccacacccagtggctttcagaggttactcctggttccgagctcagaaattactcccggcaggcttgggaggaccatatgaatgtcgggaatagaacctgggtctctcTGGGGTCGACCTGTGcaggacaaacgccctaccactgtgccctaGTTATGGTctggggaccacatccagaggCGATCTGGagttactccagctctgtgctcagaaatcactcagggcagacttggggaccattatcagatgccagggattgaaccccggtcagccttgtgctattgctccagcccttaaggTCACTCTTGGCGAGGTTCAGGTGACCATAGGTAGTGCAAATATCGAACCTATTGTCCAGTCGCTCGGACCCGGGGAAACGAGATTTCTTAATACTTATagtcagggccgggaaggtggcgctagagttaaggtgtctgccttgcaagagctagcgtaggatggaccgtggttcgatccccggcgtcccatatggtccccccaagccaggggcgatttctgagtgcatagccaggagtaacccctgagcgtcaaatgggtgtggcccaaaaaccaaaaaacaaacaaaaaaaatacttataGTCATAAAGTAATCTTATGTGGGCTTTATCTTTACTTCAAGTTACTACAGTAATCTCAAAGCAGCAGATAAAATAACCAGATAAGAGCAATTAAGGGGGCCGGACACAGCCccctcagcggtagggcattttgccttgcacgcagtcgacccaggattgaccctggttcgatccccagcatcccatatggtccagaacctgccaggagcgatttctgagcgtagagccaggagtaactcctgagtgctgccgggtgtgacccaaaaaccaaacgccccccccaaataaacaccaaaaaaaaaaaaaacgaaaacaaaaccaACCCGAACCCGAGCCGACTTTGTTCCCAAATGGAACACACATAACTGTAGTGAAAAAGCCATATTTGTTTCTGGCAAGGGAAGTCTGCGAAAGGGACTGAAGCCACTGTAGCCATGACAAGTACTGGCAAGACATCGTTCCTCCCTGGGGCGCCGCTCAGTTAACGTCACAGCTCTTGTTGTCTAGTTCCATTCCTTCCTGACTTAAGCCCACGGCCCCAGGATCCTCCGGGCTTTCCCCATCCCCGCGTTCCGGACTGGGAAAAACTCTAGCCAAGAAGGAACACAGACCCGGaagtggggggagagagaaacttcCAAGCACGTGATGGGGGAACTGTCACGTGACCCGACAACCTGTGGCTCCGGCGGAGGGAACGTCCAGCTGTTCTTAAAGGTACAGGCCTCGCGGAGACCCCAAGCAGAGTCACATCTGGGCGGAGCGCGGTGGGCGTCGGAGACTAGAGATGCAGCTCTCCAGCCCTGGCTGGCGCGATGGGGCGCCGGGTGCAATCCTGCGGAGAGGCCGGAGCCGGACTGGGCTGGGTTGGGTTGGGCTGAGTGGGCTTtgactttttcttccctcctggcGCAGACAGACTCTCATCTTCCCTCCCGAGTCAACTTTGCACCCTTCGGGGGACCGAACTTCTTCATGTCATGGAAGGTTTCCCGGGCTTGCGGCGGCGACCCTCGGAGACGGAGAGTGAGTATCCTTTTCGCCCAAGGAGGTCGTGGCACCCCGTGGAGGGCAGATTCATGCCCTTCTTTCTTGTCCCCCACCCCTAGGAGAGGACGCCTTGGCCCCCCATGGCCAGCCCCGGCTGGATCGCCAGGGTGCCCCCTGGAGAAACGCGGCGGGTTTCTGGTGAGTTTGCTTGCATCAGCATCCAAAGTGACTGTGAGGTGCAAAGAGAAGAGGGTGCAAGGAAGGGGGCTTGATCTGCAGACTGATCCAGAGGTTTTCCTCTTGGACTTCTTAGGAAATACTACACCTGTGTGTGGCGGTTTGAGGATGTGCCCGGGACCACGTTCCACTCGTAGGATTACTAACTTCTTGTTTACACTCCAGCCAGTTTGGACAGTTCTAAAAATCTgtgatttcaaaagaaaattgtaaaacactctttaaaaaatatttgttgttgtttttgagtcatgcctAGTGATGttgagggttcactcctggaggtgttcaaggGACTAGAAAGTGTGCTGGAGGCTGGCTGGGAcctgggtcgactgtgtgcaaggcaaacaccctaccggatGTACTATTttagtgctccagccctttaaaatAGTCTTTGAGACTGAAAGCCAATGTTTACTTAATACATACTTAGATAAATAAGTATAAGATAAATAAGTAATACGTAGATAAATAAGTATGTAGctgttctctttctcctctcactatctctcccctcctctttctctctgctctctcctttttttttctctccttgtcttttgtggggtgtgtgggtgtgtgtgtgttgtttttatttttgggtcacacccaatattctcaggggttactcttaggtctgcactcaggaatcactcctggcagggttataTGGGGcgtcagggattgaacatagtctgctacctgcaaggcaaacaccctactctctgtactgtcactccagcccaacaTCACTGTTTTCTCAAAGGCtgccattttattttctcctctgcCTCCTCACACCGTTCAAATGCTGATCctgggaaaatatttcttttgggggaggggttggaCCATATTTGGCAGATATATGTACTCAAATcagtcctggaaggctcaagggaccatatgggttgccaggggtcaaacccagatcagtctaGGGTCAGCTGCACGAAGCTGTGCTATCACATCAGACCCTgggaagacatttctttttttttttctccacctttttttgttttattaaagaagcactattgaggggctggagagatagcctggaggtaaggcatttgccttcaatcATAAGGTCGGTATttcgaggcatcccatatggtcccctgagcctgccaggtgtgattcccacccacccccccaaaaaaaaagaagtactattGATAAatctagaacatccaagtttctGTTCGTAAGCTTCtccaaacaaaatcacaagaactttCTGCAGATAATAAGCTTCTATATAAGATACACTAtataacatcatagcaattgggaaacattcattaGGCTAGATGAGCACTTTCAAAACTCTtaacatgcatttccccagaattgcatAAACAAGtattaaagttagatacaaaattttctgtttgcagtgggacTTAGAACAAAACAGcaagatccatacagataaaacacaatttaaccagcaagacaatgaccaatgcaaatagaGTCAAGAGATTTAACCTGAACCAAAATTAAGATGCTGGAAGTTCTGAAAAACAGCTTCTCCGTTGTTTGTTTTCAGCTGGTCTTAGGTCTTAAATCTTCTCAATCTTCACCTTCTGTGTTAGACTGCCAAGGTCATCTGGGCTGGAATCTGGGATGTGGGGAATCCACTCCTCTGCCTGCTACCAGTCCCTTTCCAAGGAATTTTCTTTCCGTCTTTTTCCCAATCAGTGACCTCTATTTGAAATTTGGGaaaccggggccgggaaggtggcgctagaggtaaggtgtctgccttgcaagcgctggcgta
Protein-coding sequences here:
- the APOBR gene encoding apolipoprotein B receptor, which gives rise to MDFLRLHLPGLHQALRGALDSLNTFVSYLLGDEVPTATATAAAGGRETRAAEELGELAAGKPGKIVEEEAQEALEGLGGSQSKGKAGLKSPEENERCHEGKSAIEQTCSWGEGRSHRSQANRLDPGAWEVTKASRCQELSSPLEVLKDSESKSGAEQDWSSQAQESRAPNDQEANQETLRTREEEEVRTREPGVAGGVESEWTQHREPEGKVTAAGPRVAEESQQTELEDREAVVEENQVFGFKRTGREEEVRYSPSTLIQGAREPGTEGEDGAISGKWEVQTAPNREEARTASGGVEAEASSGGDETRATLDREKRDSALGEETGTISGGENAEQETGTTSGRKETYTGSEVEEAYISSDREEAWTTSDRKDTETTSHREEVWITLGTEETGTSSGGEEIGTTSGGEEAEEETGTTSNRETTYTSSGVEVACTTSETREAWIISDIGDTCTTSDREEAGSTLDTQEVCTASDREEVGTTSDIENCKTSDREEGQTISDIEEACTISDREEAVKTSDTQEVGTTSGIEKAYATSDREEAGTTSEIEEACATLERDEAGTTSDIEEACTTLGMKENWINSGKKETETTSLGEEAGITSGEEKSGATSCEEKVDFLGVRERDYGAVPEGIPEGIGRVWSPEGDSSGDQEEVDEKKKAEKSQYDQQSQPLGIEAEEGLTQDPRAGREESDRSGQANADGKEARGRQDSGITAAVVIEGIQAEETKEREISWVIEPELPHDRKAHETEGEAKVEADLEVQVLTGERSEEESWMDQEILHETPENQIPELMQGSLTPTKQSEEGQGHNQELQSCLGPIKEEVERRLEEHTSSEEEVWGDQRTGDLERGHALEDKADSEDEEEDTGSQVLGSEGEGDLGFALAETPKAGGKGYRVEWGGVSTENQEQGGLPEAKGGPGLPQGEMCARETEEEAMEAELPWRADWELRETLSSQDILVTGAVQPQNGRAEGLGEVPGREWGVCAGGLESTGRDDSGGDEGPLVAEERGEEREVEGLTEQELGGIEDRREAFEVLEPVEVEVSVVAEGNGAMAGFTVGPQGVSTEGVKAIAESGGPLESGIGAEGWQVGEQGQGMEEWGNPPESKAQRALEMEEMEMTGAQRAGAEEAVDPRSQEDTEDQEGDSLQRLEAVPGPCGEAHVGAEEAESHGCWTEALLPASRLDVSMSRSRVLLSRSSSQRRSRPSFRQAPTLDRQEEPPSPPLGERGFAPQQLEEPSQPSTPRSEGTPVPVRKRPLGHGFGPAHSGMMQELQARLGRPKPQ